Proteins from a genomic interval of Bacteroidales bacterium:
- a CDS encoding dimethyl sulfoxide reductase anchor subunit gives MKKELNLAEKKKNGISSEWSLLVFSLLTTLLVAAFYAAFSKGLSIKPELFIGLAILGGILSMAHLGKKLRAWRAVLNIRKSWLSREIVAYSLFVPLASLWLFFPQQNELGLLATILGLLTLVSIDNIYRQLPSKKENKYHSADVLFFTVFLYVAILVFNPWMFFGALILKAYLYITRKIMFQKVGNDIRLVFSVFRILLGFIVPVVLFFTLGFDTVNYSVLISVVLGEVIDRIEFYLEL, from the coding sequence TTGAAGAAAGAATTAAATTTAGCGGAGAAGAAAAAAAATGGCATTTCATCAGAATGGTCATTATTGGTTTTCAGCTTGCTTACCACATTATTGGTGGCTGCTTTTTATGCTGCTTTTAGTAAAGGATTATCAATAAAACCTGAGCTTTTTATTGGGCTTGCTATTTTAGGTGGAATTTTAAGTATGGCTCATCTGGGTAAAAAGTTACGTGCTTGGCGAGCTGTATTAAACATTCGTAAATCGTGGTTGAGTAGAGAAATAGTAGCCTACAGTCTTTTTGTTCCATTGGCATCGCTTTGGCTATTTTTTCCTCAGCAAAATGAGTTGGGTTTGTTGGCAACTATTCTTGGTTTGCTTACTTTGGTTTCCATTGACAATATATATCGGCAATTGCCATCAAAAAAAGAAAATAAATACCACAGTGCCGATGTGTTATTCTTTACGGTTTTTCTTTATGTTGCTATTCTTGTTTTTAATCCGTGGATGTTTTTTGGAGCCTTGATTTTAAAAGCTTATTTGTATATCACTAGAAAAATAATGTTTCAGAAAGTTGGAAATGATATCCGTCTTGTTTTTTCTGTTTTCAGAATTCTTTTGGGTTTTATTGTTCCTGTGGTACTTTTTTTCACTTTAGGTTTTGATACCGTTAATTACTCCGTTTTAATTTCTGTTGTTTTGGGCGAAGTGATTGACAGGATAGAGTTTTATTTGGAGCTGTGA
- a CDS encoding TonB-dependent receptor: MKNKFLLLVFLAFVTALPQAFSQGVTTSSISGKVVDNAGEAIPMANVVVIHTPTGTEYGTVTMDDGGFNIRNMRVGGPYKVVVSFVGFENTEETGIYLQLNKTSNVLVTLQPSATELAEVEILAKEEGELNAEQTGAMTSIDSKQIQSLPNISRSSGDLTRLTPQADGNSFGGRNKLYNNFSLDGSIFNNSFGLDYATPGGQADAQPVSLDAIEQIQVSLAPFDVREGGFTGAGINAVTKSGTNEIKATVYTFLRNENMIGDKVSGVDAPNLDFSTSQTGFSVGGPIIKNKLFFFVNAEAERRDQLAHGFVADNGTNSGPNVTSVLESDIIAVQQHLLNEWGYDAGAYQGYNHETYNNKFLAKLDWNIAKNHTLTLRYNMLDAWKDILPHPEAIIGRGPTSYRLPFENSSYTINNKIHSVVAELNSIFSTNIANKLMFSYTGFRDSRDPHSAPFPVIDIFDENGNLAITAGSEMFSTHNILDQDVFQFTDNLTYYMNNHTITAGVNLEVFKFNNSFNLFYYPWHMFFGGVDEFLATTSEDMDFNAEVAAAQQKPFAMSEVDVAQLGLYLQDEFKVNDQFNLTFGLRIDVPIYLNSIEETDATLEAANFDGWVDEDGNSTVVDPTIWPSARVLWSPRIGFNYDVKGDNSLRLRGGTGIFTGRIPFVWLGNQASNPGINPGYTFQVNSTSEDFRFPQVWKSNLAADWNLGNGLIVGFEGIYGKDINAVVHRNYNMSAPSSNLSGTGDTRAIFGGFNEANIYSSDANAIGFLDAGAIVMDNVSEGYQYSLTGKIQKAFAFGLRADVAYTYQESKDYTSIPAEIAADAFQRNPVVGDPNDPTLSWSRYGLKHRIISSFMYQTSYKNMASSFGLIFEAGQGNRYSFTYAGDLNQDGIMNNDLLYVPASSNDIHFGTVEEGVGIEAANASAQWAALDAFIEQDDYLSTRRGTYAERNGASLPWFAQMDFRVMQDFYFDIKGKKHTIQLSLDIMNLGNMINSNWGVRQYATTYNPIAVTGVDANNVPYFNFDTNLTDSYIDAFSVASKWQMQFGVRYIF; this comes from the coding sequence ATGAAAAACAAATTTTTACTCTTAGTATTCTTGGCTTTTGTTACGGCTTTGCCTCAAGCTTTTAGTCAGGGTGTTACAACATCTTCCATTTCCGGAAAAGTTGTAGACAATGCCGGGGAAGCTATTCCAATGGCTAATGTAGTAGTAATTCACACTCCAACAGGTACTGAATATGGTACTGTTACTATGGACGACGGTGGATTTAATATTCGTAATATGCGTGTAGGGGGACCTTACAAAGTTGTTGTTTCTTTTGTTGGATTTGAAAACACCGAGGAAACCGGAATTTATTTACAACTGAACAAAACTTCTAATGTCCTAGTTACCTTACAACCAAGTGCTACAGAATTAGCCGAAGTTGAAATTCTAGCAAAAGAAGAAGGTGAACTTAATGCCGAGCAAACTGGTGCTATGACAAGTATCGATAGTAAACAAATCCAGAGTTTACCAAATATTTCCCGTAGTTCCGGAGACTTAACACGTTTAACACCTCAAGCCGATGGAAATAGCTTTGGTGGTCGTAATAAATTGTATAATAACTTTTCCCTTGATGGATCTATTTTCAATAATTCTTTCGGATTAGATTATGCTACTCCCGGTGGACAAGCAGATGCACAGCCTGTTTCTCTTGATGCTATTGAGCAAATTCAAGTTTCTTTAGCTCCTTTTGATGTTAGAGAAGGTGGTTTCACCGGTGCCGGTATCAATGCAGTTACTAAATCAGGAACTAATGAAATAAAAGCTACGGTTTACACTTTCTTAAGAAATGAAAATATGATAGGCGATAAGGTTAGCGGTGTTGATGCTCCTAATCTTGATTTCAGCACTAGCCAAACAGGTTTTAGTGTTGGTGGTCCAATTATAAAAAACAAACTTTTCTTCTTTGTGAATGCTGAAGCAGAACGTAGAGACCAATTAGCTCATGGCTTTGTTGCTGATAACGGAACAAATTCAGGACCAAATGTAACTAGCGTTTTAGAAAGTGATATTATTGCTGTTCAACAACATTTGTTAAACGAATGGGGTTATGATGCTGGTGCTTATCAAGGATATAATCACGAAACTTATAACAATAAATTTTTAGCGAAACTTGATTGGAATATTGCAAAAAATCACACTTTAACATTACGTTATAATATGCTTGATGCCTGGAAAGATATTCTTCCTCATCCGGAAGCAATTATCGGTCGCGGACCAACAAGTTATCGTCTTCCTTTCGAAAATTCATCTTATACTATCAACAATAAAATTCACTCGGTAGTTGCGGAACTAAATTCTATTTTTTCTACTAATATAGCTAATAAATTAATGTTTAGTTATACCGGTTTTAGAGATAGTCGTGATCCACATTCTGCGCCATTCCCTGTTATTGATATTTTTGATGAAAATGGAAATCTTGCTATTACAGCCGGTTCGGAGATGTTCTCAACTCATAATATTCTAGATCAAGATGTTTTCCAATTTACAGATAACTTAACCTATTATATGAATAACCACACTATTACTGCCGGTGTAAACCTTGAAGTTTTTAAGTTTAACAACTCTTTTAACTTATTCTATTATCCTTGGCATATGTTCTTTGGTGGTGTTGATGAGTTTTTAGCTACTACTTCTGAAGATATGGATTTTAATGCTGAAGTTGCTGCTGCACAACAAAAACCTTTTGCAATGTCAGAAGTTGATGTTGCTCAACTAGGTCTTTATCTTCAGGATGAGTTTAAAGTAAACGATCAGTTTAATTTGACTTTTGGTTTACGTATAGATGTTCCTATTTACTTGAATTCAATTGAAGAAACAGATGCTACTCTTGAAGCTGCAAATTTTGACGGTTGGGTAGATGAAGATGGAAACTCTACAGTTGTTGATCCAACAATATGGCCAAGCGCTCGTGTCCTTTGGTCTCCTCGTATTGGATTTAATTATGACGTTAAAGGCGACAATAGCCTTCGTTTACGTGGTGGTACCGGTATCTTTACCGGACGTATCCCATTTGTATGGTTAGGTAACCAAGCTTCAAACCCAGGTATAAACCCCGGTTATACTTTCCAAGTTAATTCTACTTCAGAAGATTTCCGTTTCCCACAGGTATGGAAAAGTAATTTAGCTGCCGACTGGAACTTAGGCAATGGTTTAATCGTTGGTTTCGAAGGAATCTATGGAAAAGATATCAATGCTGTAGTTCACCGCAACTACAATATGTCAGCTCCTTCTAGTAATTTATCCGGAACTGGTGATACTCGTGCAATTTTTGGTGGTTTTAATGAAGCTAATATTTATTCTTCTGATGCTAATGCTATTGGATTCCTTGATGCAGGTGCTATTGTTATGGATAATGTTTCTGAAGGTTACCAATATAGCTTAACTGGTAAAATTCAAAAAGCTTTTGCTTTTGGTCTACGTGCAGATGTTGCCTATACTTATCAAGAATCTAAAGACTATACTTCTATTCCTGCAGAGATTGCTGCTGATGCTTTCCAACGTAATCCAGTAGTTGGCGATCCTAACGATCCTACTTTATCTTGGTCTCGTTATGGTTTAAAGCACCGCATAATCTCAAGCTTTATGTATCAAACAAGCTATAAAAATATGGCTTCTTCTTTCGGATTAATCTTTGAGGCTGGACAAGGAAATCGTTATTCTTTTACTTATGCTGGTGACTTAAATCAGGATGGTATTATGAACAACGACCTTCTTTATGTTCCTGCAAGTTCAAATGATATTCATTTTGGTACTGTTGAAGAAGGTGTTGGTATTGAAGCCGCAAATGCTTCTGCACAATGGGCTGCTTTAGATGCGTTTATCGAACAAGATGATTATTTAAGTACTCGTCGTGGTACTTACGCTGAAAGAAATGGTGCTTCTTTGCCTTGGTTCGCTCAAATGGACTTCCGTGTTATGCAAGACTTCTATTTTGACATAAAAGGAAAGAAACATACAATTCAACTTTCTCTTGATATTATGAATCTAGGAAATATGATCAACTCTAATTGGGGTGTTCGTCAATATGCAACGACATATAACCCAATTGCAGTTACTGGTGTTGATGCTAATAATGTACCTTATTTCAACTTTGATACTAACTTAACTGATTCTTATATCGATGCATTCTCTGTTGCTTCAAAATGGCAAATGCAATTCGGTGTCCGTTATATCTTCTAA
- the mutS gene encoding DNA mismatch repair protein MutS — MKQYNSIKAKYPNALLLFRVGDFYETFSSDAIKTSKILGIVLTKRANGSARFVELAGFPHHALDTYLPKLVKAGQRVAICDQLEDPKTTKTIVKRGVTELVTPGVSYNDNVLEHKVNNFLACVDFNTKLSGVSFLDISTGEFFVAQGSTSYIDKLLQSFRPNEVIVQRNKLNDFNKIFGDKFFTTTFDDWVFTSEFATELLLKHFKTSSLKGFGVEHLTQGVIAAGAALHYLSETQHHKIGHINKLARIEEDHYVWLDRFTIRNLELLHSPNENAKTLLDIIDKTVSPMGSRMLKRWMVLPLKDIHPIQERHDIVSFFVENKSLRDSLISEINDLGDLERLISKVATGKVNPREVLQLKRALYHIENIQKILSESDEISLQKMSEQLNFCALIRKKIEEELLEDAPVVVAKGNVIASGVSVELDELRNISTSSKDILKDIQERESKNTGITSLKIGYNNVFGYYLEVTNVHKDKVPEEWHRKQTLTGSERYITEELKVLESKILGAEEKILLIEHQLYSNLIISLSDYIVPIQLNATIAAKLDILLSFASLANEYNYIRPEINNTYVLDIKNGRHPVIEQQLEPGENYIANNVFLDTEKQQIIIITGPNMSGKSALLRQTALIVLLAQMGSFVPAESAKIGLVDKLFTRVGASDNISSGESTFMVEMNETASILNNISNRSLILLDEIGRGTSTYDGISIAWSIAEYLHEHPTFKAKVLFATHYHELNEMAKQFKRIKNYHISVKEIQNKVIFLRKLKEGGSEHSFGIHVAKMAGIPQIIVDRSNEMLKTLEDTHRKRDFNKPIENKNKRNDKNDFQLSFIQLDDPLLYQIRDDILNTDINTLTPIEALMKLNEIKKLLGK, encoded by the coding sequence ATGAAACAATACAACAGCATTAAGGCTAAATATCCTAATGCTTTATTATTATTTCGGGTAGGTGATTTTTATGAAACCTTTAGTTCCGATGCTATTAAAACTTCTAAAATACTGGGTATAGTTTTAACAAAGCGTGCCAATGGTTCAGCTCGTTTTGTTGAATTGGCTGGCTTTCCACATCATGCTTTGGATACTTATTTGCCAAAACTTGTAAAAGCAGGTCAGCGTGTTGCTATTTGCGATCAGTTGGAAGATCCTAAAACTACTAAAACTATTGTCAAGCGAGGGGTAACAGAGTTGGTAACTCCGGGAGTTTCGTATAACGACAATGTTTTAGAGCATAAAGTCAATAATTTTTTGGCCTGTGTAGATTTTAATACTAAGCTTAGTGGTGTTTCTTTTTTAGATATCTCTACAGGTGAATTTTTTGTTGCTCAGGGTTCTACATCATATATCGATAAGCTTTTGCAGAGTTTTCGCCCAAACGAAGTTATTGTTCAGAGAAATAAATTAAATGACTTTAATAAAATTTTTGGCGATAAATTTTTTACAACCACTTTTGATGATTGGGTTTTTACTAGCGAGTTTGCTACTGAGCTTTTACTCAAACATTTTAAAACATCATCTCTTAAAGGTTTTGGGGTAGAGCATTTAACCCAAGGTGTTATTGCTGCCGGAGCTGCTTTGCATTATTTAAGCGAAACTCAACATCATAAAATTGGACATATCAATAAGCTTGCACGAATTGAAGAAGATCATTATGTGTGGCTCGATCGTTTTACTATTCGAAATTTAGAACTTTTGCATTCGCCTAACGAAAACGCAAAAACCTTACTCGATATTATTGATAAAACGGTATCTCCAATGGGCTCAAGAATGCTAAAACGATGGATGGTACTGCCTTTAAAAGATATACATCCTATACAAGAACGCCACGATATTGTTTCTTTTTTTGTGGAGAATAAAAGCTTACGCGATTCCTTAATTTCTGAAATAAATGATTTAGGCGATTTAGAAAGATTAATATCTAAAGTTGCCACGGGAAAAGTTAATCCCAGAGAAGTACTTCAACTTAAAAGAGCACTTTATCATATCGAAAATATTCAAAAGATATTAAGCGAAAGTGATGAAATAAGTTTGCAAAAAATGAGTGAGCAGCTTAATTTTTGTGCTTTGATTCGGAAAAAAATAGAAGAAGAATTACTTGAAGATGCTCCCGTAGTAGTTGCAAAAGGCAATGTAATTGCGAGTGGCGTTTCGGTCGAATTAGACGAGCTTCGTAATATCAGTACATCAAGTAAAGACATTTTAAAGGATATTCAAGAAAGAGAATCTAAAAATACCGGTATTACATCTTTAAAAATTGGCTACAATAATGTATTTGGTTATTATTTGGAAGTCACCAATGTGCATAAAGATAAAGTACCTGAAGAGTGGCATCGAAAACAGACTTTAACGGGTTCTGAGCGTTATATTACCGAAGAGCTTAAAGTGTTAGAATCAAAAATTCTTGGTGCAGAAGAAAAGATTCTTCTTATTGAGCATCAATTATACTCAAACCTCATTATAAGTTTAAGCGATTATATTGTTCCTATTCAACTTAATGCCACTATAGCCGCAAAACTCGATATACTTTTATCTTTTGCATCTTTAGCAAATGAGTATAATTATATTCGTCCCGAAATTAATAATACTTACGTTTTAGATATTAAAAACGGGCGTCATCCGGTTATAGAGCAACAGTTAGAACCCGGCGAAAATTATATAGCTAATAATGTGTTTTTAGATACGGAAAAGCAACAAATTATTATTATCACAGGTCCTAATATGTCGGGTAAATCGGCTTTGCTCCGGCAAACAGCTTTAATTGTTTTACTTGCGCAGATGGGAAGTTTTGTCCCTGCCGAAAGTGCAAAAATAGGTTTAGTCGATAAATTATTTACTCGCGTTGGTGCAAGTGATAATATTTCTTCGGGCGAATCTACTTTTATGGTAGAGATGAACGAAACGGCAAGTATTCTAAATAATATTTCTAATCGTTCTTTAATCTTGCTCGATGAAATTGGTCGTGGAACCAGCACTTACGATGGAATTTCTATTGCTTGGTCTATAGCCGAATATTTACACGAACATCCAACTTTTAAAGCTAAAGTATTATTTGCAACTCATTATCATGAGTTAAACGAAATGGCAAAACAGTTTAAACGAATTAAGAACTATCATATTTCTGTTAAAGAAATTCAGAATAAAGTAATTTTCCTACGTAAATTAAAAGAAGGCGGTAGTGAGCATAGTTTTGGTATTCACGTAGCTAAAATGGCAGGTATTCCTCAAATTATAGTTGATAGAAGCAATGAGATGCTTAAAACTTTAGAAGATACACATAGAAAAAGAGATTTTAATAAACCTATCGAAAATAAAAATAAGCGTAATGATAAAAACGATTTCCAATTAAGTTTTATACAATTGGATGATCCTCTATTATATCAAATTCGCGACGATATTTTAAACACGGATATCAATACTTTAACTCCTATTGAAGCACTAATGAAGCTTAATGAAATCAAAAAACTTTTAGGGAAATAA